From a region of the Chitinophagales bacterium genome:
- a CDS encoding translocation/assembly module TamB domain-containing protein, giving the protein MLGMLLVLTGIIAARVDNPKFQSYIGDKVVNYLSGMLHTEIRVGSINFRLFDHLLLHDILIKDLNNDTLVAAKTIDVTLGLIDLIQRRYVIKSIKLDGASVYLHNPKDGEAFNFQFIVDAFSKKGPSPIETTPPVLNLGAVVLNETHFVMLDEYNDVRLDFKIPKLSIAVRQLDLVNSVIALHDITFQRADLKIAKLQRYIDPNDTLSATDTAIVHLNTKPLKLMVKRFRFQDSQFQFDDMNEPLAAAGFDGYHQQYKDLNLEISNGSMILDTIKANISHLSFLEKSGFTVEHLETNATVTPVAAIAEQLRIETPNSSVNNYYSMNYRNFHAFFDYNAAVTMKALLNDASISLKDIAFFMPQIQKLPGTVLTSGNFYGTVDNLKGKEVKLQTAALTRFNGSVDIKGLPDIAATFVDLKINQLVTSADDAGSIINGLKLPKEFSKLGTVDFNGSFTGFFNDFVAYGVMNSKIGQVSTDLNMKFNEKYTNASYSGNLAMNQFDIGNYANADSLMGVISFNAKIAGTGLKIADLDASMNGEVQQLQFNGYNYQHLLVDGTFTKRLFTGNVELHDENLNLDFAGFVDLNQSLPVYNFQAAITGARLNKLQFTDSAYVVSTQLNMNMTGDNIDNLLGKAIAFNTTFSKPGQSLTLDTVSLQINEPNGSKHFELTADQGKAVFNGHFLLSRLPNSFLSVLDYYFPSLPHTTAATEQQDFDFDIALNDVAGVLHFFFPGWGGLSNSTVHGHFNSLGNTLTFAGTIPALQYKNLFVDTLSLQANTNQHQLLFSAVSSDLQIGDSTSITQPGIHLQVSGDSALFNLSGANIPGSTFMNLHALVTGDTAGIMMKVLPSDLVLNNKRWAVSPDNFLHYEDERLRFNNFTLRHDDQSLAVTNINLRPRATNLLFQFNKIPVADLYHFIQQAGFDIDGNLTGSMEVLNVFHAPRFQASLQINDLSVNKRSIASSAIQMSYVPETDEVTTEVQLTDAAYDVKATGSYFPRRVEDKMNFKLDIHQFDLSFFETLLPGFFSNTTGSAAGTLQLTGTPDEPVLAGNLTIPFLSLKVDYLQTTYKTYNETVIFNTYNIDIGKMKLFDANEHEATATGQVVHDHLRDFVFDLSMNTNRIQALNTTEKDNTLFYGTAEASGIIQFLGPVENMEIRASVASEQGTSIAIPINSGTGIGDRSFIRYMKRDNDTLNFTNTGNELLQGLRLNFDMDITPDAKISIIFDQKAGDIISGTGNGNIRMEIDTKGDFNMYGTYTIAEGDYLFTLQNFFNKFFTIDEGGTISWTGDPYEAQIDIDALYSTKASVYDLAVGSGITFSDQEIKDLQRHVPVRVALKLSGSLLLPDVTFDILLPDETTLSSAAYQQVQKVKQDEGELNKQVFGLLILNRFLPTNSGTGNQSIGSDVNNSVSEFLLNQLSYWTSQIRNDIDVNLNYQSYEAKLNSTNPNDYTKRNELEVALTKRFFNDRLALEAGGNFDFAGANNTAAPTTGSTNVAGDFSVDYKITPDGRLSGKAFSKSQYDVVDERYKTKNGVALSYKREFNKFKDLFQKDAEKTKQKEERRKWKQEQELEKKENGVSSVPAD; this is encoded by the coding sequence GTGCTGGGGATGCTCCTTGTGCTTACAGGAATCATCGCTGCAAGGGTTGATAATCCGAAGTTTCAAAGTTACATCGGCGACAAAGTGGTTAACTACCTGTCCGGCATGTTACACACTGAAATCAGGGTTGGCAGCATAAACTTCCGTTTGTTCGACCACCTCCTTTTACATGACATATTGATTAAGGATCTGAACAACGATACTCTTGTGGCGGCAAAAACAATTGATGTTACACTCGGGTTGATTGATCTTATTCAGCGCAGGTATGTCATAAAAAGCATAAAGCTTGACGGCGCCTCAGTGTACCTGCATAACCCAAAGGATGGCGAAGCCTTCAATTTTCAATTTATCGTGGATGCTTTTAGCAAGAAAGGTCCTTCTCCAATCGAAACAACACCACCGGTGCTTAACCTTGGAGCCGTAGTGCTCAACGAAACACACTTTGTAATGCTCGATGAATACAATGATGTGCGGCTCGATTTTAAGATCCCGAAGTTAAGTATTGCCGTTCGGCAACTTGATCTTGTCAATTCCGTGATCGCCCTGCATGATATTACATTTCAGCGGGCCGACCTGAAAATCGCCAAACTGCAACGGTACATCGACCCCAATGACACACTTTCTGCCACTGATACGGCCATCGTACACCTCAACACCAAACCGCTGAAGCTGATGGTGAAGCGGTTCCGCTTTCAGGACTCTCAGTTTCAGTTTGATGATATGAATGAACCGCTGGCTGCAGCAGGCTTCGACGGATATCATCAGCAATACAAAGATCTCAACCTTGAGATCAGCAATGGGTCAATGATACTTGACACCATCAAGGCAAATATCAGCCACTTAAGCTTCCTTGAAAAATCAGGATTCACCGTCGAACACCTGGAAACAAATGCAACCGTAACACCTGTTGCAGCAATAGCCGAACAGCTAAGAATTGAAACACCAAACAGTTCGGTGAATAACTATTATTCGATGAACTACCGGAATTTTCATGCCTTCTTCGACTACAATGCCGCGGTAACGATGAAAGCACTGCTGAACGATGCCAGTATCTCGCTGAAAGACATCGCCTTCTTTATGCCGCAAATTCAAAAGCTTCCCGGAACGGTGCTGACATCCGGGAATTTTTATGGCACAGTAGATAACCTGAAAGGCAAAGAGGTTAAACTGCAGACAGCTGCTCTTACCCGTTTCAACGGAAGTGTGGACATCAAAGGATTGCCGGATATCGCGGCCACTTTTGTTGACCTGAAGATCAATCAGCTGGTTACAAGTGCTGACGATGCCGGATCCATAATCAACGGTCTGAAGCTGCCCAAAGAATTCAGCAAACTTGGCACTGTTGATTTCAATGGCTCCTTTACAGGTTTCTTCAATGATTTTGTAGCATACGGAGTAATGAATTCAAAAATCGGACAGGTGAGCACTGACCTGAATATGAAGTTCAATGAAAAATATACCAATGCATCGTACAGTGGCAACCTGGCCATGAACCAGTTTGATATCGGAAATTATGCCAATGCCGACAGTTTAATGGGTGTCATCAGCTTCAATGCAAAAATAGCCGGCACCGGTCTGAAGATAGCTGATCTCGATGCAAGCATGAATGGTGAAGTGCAGCAATTGCAGTTCAACGGATACAACTACCAGCACTTGTTGGTTGACGGAACCTTCACGAAGCGACTTTTCACCGGTAATGTTGAACTGCATGATGAAAACCTGAATCTTGATTTTGCCGGCTTCGTTGATCTGAACCAGTCACTGCCAGTTTATAATTTCCAGGCAGCTATTACCGGTGCCCGTTTAAACAAACTGCAGTTCACGGACAGTGCTTATGTGGTAAGCACACAGCTTAACATGAATATGACTGGCGATAACATTGACAACCTGCTTGGCAAAGCCATCGCTTTCAATACAACATTCTCAAAACCCGGCCAATCGCTTACGCTGGATACCGTCAGTCTGCAAATCAATGAACCGAACGGATCGAAACACTTTGAACTGACCGCCGATCAGGGCAAGGCCGTTTTCAACGGACATTTTCTGCTTTCACGATTACCGAACTCTTTTCTCTCGGTATTGGATTATTATTTCCCATCCTTACCGCATACAACAGCAGCAACTGAACAACAGGATTTTGATTTTGATATTGCCTTGAATGATGTTGCAGGCGTGTTACACTTTTTCTTTCCCGGCTGGGGCGGCTTAAGCAACAGTACTGTTCATGGCCATTTTAATTCGCTCGGCAACACCCTCACATTCGCCGGTACCATTCCTGCATTGCAGTACAAAAACCTTTTTGTAGATACATTGTCCCTGCAGGCAAACACCAATCAGCATCAGTTACTTTTCAGCGCCGTATCCAGCGATTTGCAGATCGGTGATTCCACGTCCATTACTCAACCGGGCATTCATTTACAGGTATCAGGTGATTCCGCCCTGTTTAACTTATCAGGTGCCAACATACCAGGTAGCACTTTTATGAACCTTCATGCCCTGGTAACCGGCGATACGGCAGGTATTATGATGAAAGTATTGCCATCGGACCTGGTGCTGAATAATAAACGATGGGCCGTTTCACCTGATAATTTCCTGCATTACGAGGATGAGCGGCTGCGTTTCAACAATTTCACGCTGCGCCATGACGACCAGTCACTTGCTGTAACGAATATCAACCTCCGTCCGCGTGCCACTAACCTGCTCTTCCAATTCAATAAGATTCCGGTAGCCGACCTCTATCACTTCATACAACAGGCCGGATTCGATATTGATGGAAATCTAACAGGCAGCATGGAAGTACTCAATGTTTTTCACGCTCCCCGCTTCCAGGCGAGCCTGCAAATAAATGACCTGTCGGTGAACAAACGCTCCATTGCATCATCTGCGATACAAATGAGTTATGTTCCGGAAACAGATGAAGTAACCACCGAAGTACAGTTGACAGATGCTGCATATGATGTGAAAGCAACCGGTTCATATTTCCCGCGTCGCGTGGAAGACAAAATGAATTTCAAACTCGACATCCACCAATTTGACCTGAGCTTTTTTGAAACGCTGTTGCCCGGGTTTTTCTCTAATACAACCGGTTCGGCAGCAGGTACACTTCAACTTACCGGAACACCGGATGAACCTGTGCTTGCCGGCAATCTTACCATACCCTTCTTATCGCTGAAAGTGGACTACCTGCAAACAACTTACAAGACCTATAACGAAACAGTCATTTTTAACACCTACAACATTGACATTGGCAAGATGAAACTCTTTGATGCCAATGAGCATGAAGCAACAGCAACAGGACAGGTTGTACATGATCACCTTCGCGACTTCGTTTTTGACCTATCCATGAATACCAACCGCATTCAGGCGCTGAATACAACGGAAAAAGACAATACCCTGTTTTATGGAACCGCTGAAGCATCCGGCATTATTCAGTTCTTAGGCCCTGTGGAGAATATGGAAATCCGCGCAAGTGTTGCCTCTGAGCAGGGAACATCCATTGCCATTCCCATTAATTCAGGCACAGGCATAGGCGACCGTTCCTTCATACGCTATATGAAACGTGACAATGATACCTTAAACTTTACCAACACAGGCAACGAACTTTTACAGGGCCTTCGCTTAAATTTTGACATGGATATTACGCCTGATGCGAAGATCAGCATCATCTTTGACCAAAAAGCAGGTGATATTATTTCAGGCACCGGCAACGGGAATATCAGGATGGAAATAGATACGAAAGGAGATTTCAACATGTACGGAACCTATACCATTGCGGAAGGTGATTATCTTTTTACACTGCAAAATTTCTTCAACAAATTCTTCACGATTGATGAAGGCGGTACCATTTCATGGACGGGTGACCCTTATGAAGCCCAGATTGATATTGATGCCCTTTATTCCACCAAGGCATCTGTATATGACCTTGCGGTTGGATCCGGAATCACTTTCTCCGACCAGGAAATCAAAGACCTGCAACGTCACGTTCCGGTTAGAGTGGCGTTGAAGCTGAGCGGTTCGTTACTGTTACCTGATGTTACCTTTGACATCTTGCTGCCGGATGAAACAACGCTCAGCAGCGCCGCTTATCAGCAGGTGCAGAAAGTGAAACAGGACGAAGGAGAATTGAACAAGCAGGTATTCGGATTACTGATTCTGAACCGGTTTTTGCCTACCAATTCCGGCACCGGCAACCAAAGCATCGGATCAGATGTAAACAACAGCGTGAGCGAATTCCTGCTGAATCAGTTAAGCTACTGGACCTCACAGATCCGTAACGACATTGATGTAAACCTGAATTACCAGTCTTATGAAGCGAAACTGAATTCCACCAATCCAAATGACTATACCAAGCGAAACGAATTAGAAGTGGCATTGACAAAACGCTTCTTCAATGACAGGCTTGCACTGGAAGCCGGGGGCAATTTTGATTTCGCCGGTGCGAATAATACTGCTGCGCCAACAACGGGATCAACCAATGTGGCAGGTGATTTTTCCGTTGATTACAAAATTACACCCGATGGCCGGTTGAGTGGAAAAGCCTTCAGCAAGAGTCAGTATGATGTAGTGGATGAAAGATATAAAACCAAGAATGGCGTTGCACTTTCCTATAAGCGGGAGTTTAATAAATTCAAAGACCTGTTTCAGAAAGACGCTGAAAAAACGAAACAGAAAGAGGAACGACGAAAATGGAAACAGGAACAGGAATTAGAAAAAAAGGAAAACGGGGTTTCATCTGTACCTGCTGACTGA
- a CDS encoding aspartate aminotransferase family protein — MNSDDFRKHGHDLINWMADYLENIKTYPVKPSVNPGAIKNQLSEKAPELPEPFGQLFDDFNNIILPGMTHWQHPQFFAYFPTGGSAPSLLAEMLTATLGAQCMVWLTSPAAEELEERMMEWLREMKGLPRPFTGVIQDSSSTSTLVALLTAREVKTNYSVNKSGFRSQPCFRIYTSMQAHSSVDKGAKIAGFGIDNLVKIETDENFAIIPSALEAAIEKDVADGFLPLCVISTIGTTSSTAIDPIHEIGLICKKYGCWHHIDASYAGTALLLPEFRWMSKGIELADSYVFNPHKWMLTHFDCSAYFVQNKQALINTFSILPEYLKTPEDLMVNNYRDWGIPLGRRFRALKLWFVIRSYGITGLREIIRRHIQYGQWLKHEIAVTPHFELMAPAPLNLVCFRIKPEGIYDETKLDQVNKLLLEKLNSSGKILLTQTKLNDRFVIRFVAGNSHTTMESVAEGWQMIKLFAAEFTA; from the coding sequence ATGAACAGCGACGACTTCAGAAAACACGGCCATGATTTGATAAACTGGATGGCAGACTACCTTGAGAATATTAAAACGTATCCTGTAAAACCTTCTGTTAACCCGGGAGCTATTAAAAATCAACTTTCGGAAAAAGCCCCGGAACTACCCGAGCCGTTCGGGCAGCTGTTTGATGACTTCAACAATATTATCCTGCCGGGAATGACACACTGGCAACATCCGCAATTCTTCGCCTATTTTCCCACCGGTGGCAGTGCACCTTCTCTGCTTGCAGAAATGCTTACCGCCACGCTGGGGGCACAATGCATGGTCTGGCTCACTTCTCCTGCCGCAGAAGAACTGGAAGAGCGCATGATGGAATGGCTGCGGGAGATGAAAGGCCTTCCCCGCCCTTTTACAGGCGTAATACAGGACAGCAGTTCAACTTCAACATTAGTTGCATTGCTCACTGCAAGGGAAGTAAAAACGAACTATTCAGTGAACAAATCAGGTTTCAGGTCGCAGCCATGCTTCAGGATATATACTTCCATGCAGGCACATTCGTCTGTTGACAAAGGTGCAAAGATCGCAGGCTTTGGAATTGACAACCTGGTTAAGATTGAAACAGATGAAAATTTTGCCATCATTCCATCTGCACTGGAAGCGGCCATTGAAAAAGACGTTGCTGATGGTTTTCTCCCTTTATGTGTGATATCCACTATTGGCACAACAAGTTCCACTGCGATTGATCCCATTCATGAAATCGGGCTGATCTGCAAAAAGTATGGATGCTGGCATCATATTGATGCATCGTATGCAGGTACGGCGCTGCTGTTACCTGAATTCCGCTGGATGAGCAAAGGAATAGAGCTGGCCGATAGTTACGTCTTTAATCCGCATAAATGGATGCTTACCCATTTTGATTGCTCCGCTTATTTTGTACAGAACAAGCAGGCGCTGATTAATACCTTCAGCATATTACCTGAATACCTGAAAACACCGGAAGATCTGATGGTGAACAACTACCGCGACTGGGGCATTCCACTTGGCAGGAGGTTCCGTGCGCTGAAGTTGTGGTTTGTCATCCGCAGCTATGGAATAACAGGATTACGTGAAATAATCCGCCGGCATATACAATACGGGCAATGGCTCAAACATGAAATCGCCGTCACGCCGCATTTCGAACTGATGGCACCGGCACCGCTGAACCTGGTCTGCTTCAGGATAAAGCCGGAAGGAATTTATGACGAAACAAAACTGGATCAGGTCAATAAATTACTACTGGAAAAACTGAATAGCAGTGGTAAAATCCTGCTGACGCAAACAAAACTGAATGACCGTTTTGTGATTAGGTTTGTAGCAGGCAATTCACATACAACCATGGAATCGGTTGCTGAAGGATGGCAGATGATTAAGCTATTTGCAGCTGAATTTACAGCTTAA
- a CDS encoding redoxin domain-containing protein yields the protein MPINIGQQAPEFALYDTNKQKVALSSYRGKNVILLFFPFAFSSVCTREMCEIGENYSYYTQLNAEVIGISVDSLFTNKQFREEHKLNFPLLSDFNKEVAPLYDSLADTFAFEYSGVAKRSSFVIDRDGSIVYMEILKSPGEYPDMQKLKEVVAALN from the coding sequence ATGCCTATTAACATTGGACAGCAGGCACCGGAGTTCGCTTTGTATGATACCAATAAGCAAAAAGTCGCACTCAGCAGTTACCGGGGAAAGAATGTTATCCTGCTGTTTTTCCCATTTGCTTTTTCCAGCGTTTGCACCCGTGAAATGTGCGAGATAGGCGAGAACTATTCTTACTATACACAGCTGAATGCAGAAGTGATCGGCATCAGTGTGGATTCTCTTTTTACCAACAAACAATTCAGAGAAGAACATAAACTGAATTTCCCGTTGCTCTCTGATTTCAACAAGGAAGTGGCACCATTGTATGATTCACTGGCTGATACATTTGCCTTTGAATACAGTGGCGTTGCAAAACGCTCCTCTTTCGTGATTGACAGGGATGGCAGCATTGTTTATATGGAAATTCTTAAATCGCCCGGTGAATATCCGGATATGCAAAAACTGAAAGAAGTTGTTGCAGCATTAAATTAA
- a CDS encoding T9SS type A sorting domain-containing protein: MRKITRLLIIACAVFNTAIAQDIPNGDMESWIPVAGYDSLVDFTSTNSFFFPTINVTKVSDAHGGSFAVRMEGTTWLGVFPVPGGIGTNAEVNLTTFTLSGGYPYTQRPVAFTGWYKYAPVNNDSCIFLALFTKWNGTKRDTIGIAPYFGKSTDGLYKQFLTNILYLSPDNPDSAFVLALTSSAFLTAQIGSVLYADDLNFTFNVGIPEVKNSAMVLNAYPNPARDQFTIELDDHQAVAAIELYDVLGNKVKQLKVTSKNTVLSTATWSDGIYFYQLKDANDHTLVSGKFSVKK, encoded by the coding sequence ATGAGAAAAATTACACGTTTACTGATCATCGCTTGCGCCGTTTTCAATACCGCCATTGCGCAGGATATTCCCAACGGAGATATGGAATCATGGATTCCGGTAGCCGGCTACGATTCGCTGGTTGACTTTACCTCTACCAATTCCTTTTTCTTTCCGACCATCAATGTCACCAAGGTGAGTGATGCACACGGCGGATCATTCGCAGTTAGAATGGAAGGAACAACGTGGCTTGGTGTTTTCCCTGTTCCGGGTGGCATAGGAACAAATGCAGAAGTAAACCTCACCACCTTTACGTTAAGTGGCGGATATCCTTACACACAGCGTCCTGTTGCATTTACCGGCTGGTATAAGTACGCGCCGGTAAATAATGATTCCTGCATTTTCCTGGCATTGTTTACTAAATGGAATGGAACAAAACGTGATACAATAGGCATTGCTCCTTATTTTGGCAAATCCACAGATGGTCTTTATAAGCAGTTTTTAACTAATATATTGTATCTCTCTCCCGATAACCCTGACTCGGCATTTGTGCTGGCATTAACTTCGTCGGCCTTTCTTACTGCGCAGATCGGCAGTGTTTTGTATGCAGACGATCTGAATTTCACATTCAATGTCGGAATTCCTGAAGTGAAGAATAGCGCTATGGTGTTGAATGCTTATCCCAATCCGGCACGTGACCAATTCACCATTGAGCTGGACGATCATCAGGCTGTGGCAGCCATTGAATTATATGATGTGCTTGGGAATAAGGTGAAACAATTAAAAGTGACTTCAAAAAATACAGTGCTGTCAACTGCAACCTGGTCTGACGGTATATATTTTTACCAATTGAAAGATGCCAATGATCATACATTAGTGTCGGGGAAATTTTCGGTGAAGAAGTAA
- a CDS encoding T9SS type A sorting domain-containing protein encodes MNRLFYLPFCLLVLSAMALILYADRWLESSAETNEAGEFGRRESGKEANEDFLLIRAYPDAYIDPAAFGAVVNKALAAAHNAVREEESWIVEGPGNIGGRINCSAIDPVNPNTMFVGNASGGIFKTTDGGLNWTPVFDAQPYLAIGAITIDPSDHQTVWAGTGDLNISGYPFIGDGIYKSIDGGLTWTHMGLTAQCIVAKIIVDPTNSAIIYAAAMGIPFFESADRGLYKSTDGGLTWNQVLFVDEDAGIIDVVMSPADPLTLYAASWNRIRNNQSTVVYGPDAHIYKSTNGGNTWSVLTNGLPAFNTCRIGLAISQQNPSKLYAMIVDTTLVLQGVYKTVNAGSSWSNVTGNFDNGVFGTQGWYFGKIYVNPANDNQIYVPGVDLQKSSDGGNNWSTATPPWWTYEVHADGHYMDFVNENTFYYCTDGGMYKTTDNCATWSDAEDIPNTQFYHVAYNPFQADQVFGGAQDNGTTGGSALGINGWERIYGGDGFKPVYDPVNSNLFYVETQNGGLAYTNNGGLSFDDFTNGIDWNDRVSWDMPYIISPVNHTVFYCGTYRVYKRNGAPNGSWSPVSPDLTDGVVYGDRFHVITTIAQSSLNENFLYAGTSDGNVWYSQDGSNWVNVTSGLPERYVTSIFASPGDTTGVYVTHSGYKNNDFIPHIHKSVNNGQNWTDISGDLPQWAINDVWVMPGNEATIFVATDGGVYYTENGGVNWNRLGNNMPLIAVYDIEFNPVSNRLIAGTFARSIWTIDISKLTGIQAPAPANNQVAVYPNPVTDYLTLDLNNSLVSSIVIYNTKGEVVFSRENIHPRPKPEIPVVDLPAGIYYFQLKGQDQAYSGKFVKM; translated from the coding sequence ATGAACAGATTATTTTATCTTCCATTCTGCTTACTTGTTTTGTCTGCAATGGCACTTATCCTTTATGCTGATCGGTGGTTGGAGTCTTCTGCCGAAACTAATGAAGCAGGTGAGTTTGGCAGGAGAGAAAGCGGAAAGGAAGCGAATGAAGACTTTCTTTTAATACGCGCCTATCCTGATGCATATATTGATCCTGCAGCATTTGGTGCTGTCGTGAATAAGGCGCTTGCTGCTGCGCATAATGCAGTAAGAGAAGAGGAAAGCTGGATTGTTGAAGGGCCGGGAAATATCGGCGGAAGGATTAACTGCAGCGCCATTGATCCGGTAAATCCTAATACGATGTTTGTCGGTAATGCATCCGGCGGAATATTCAAGACAACCGATGGAGGCCTTAACTGGACTCCCGTGTTTGATGCGCAACCCTATCTTGCAATCGGCGCAATTACGATTGATCCGTCGGATCATCAAACGGTGTGGGCAGGCACCGGTGATTTGAATATCAGTGGTTATCCTTTTATCGGCGACGGCATATACAAAAGCATTGATGGTGGCCTTACGTGGACGCATATGGGTCTGACCGCACAGTGTATCGTAGCTAAAATTATTGTTGATCCAACCAACTCAGCTATCATCTACGCAGCTGCAATGGGCATTCCTTTTTTTGAAAGCGCCGATCGTGGCTTATATAAATCAACGGATGGCGGTTTAACCTGGAATCAGGTGCTGTTTGTGGACGAAGATGCAGGCATCATAGATGTGGTTATGAGTCCTGCAGATCCGCTGACATTATATGCTGCCAGCTGGAACCGGATCAGAAATAATCAATCGACGGTTGTTTATGGTCCGGATGCGCATATCTATAAATCAACTAATGGCGGCAATACATGGTCGGTGCTGACAAATGGTTTGCCTGCCTTTAATACTTGCAGAATCGGTCTTGCCATCTCACAACAAAACCCTTCTAAGTTGTATGCAATGATTGTTGATACCACCCTCGTATTGCAGGGTGTATATAAAACTGTTAACGCCGGTTCTTCCTGGAGCAATGTAACCGGCAATTTCGACAATGGGGTATTCGGAACACAAGGCTGGTACTTTGGGAAAATCTATGTGAATCCGGCTAATGATAATCAGATTTATGTTCCCGGCGTGGATCTGCAAAAATCATCCGATGGAGGTAACAACTGGTCAACAGCCACGCCGCCCTGGTGGACTTACGAAGTGCATGCTGATGGTCATTACATGGATTTTGTAAATGAAAATACTTTCTATTATTGTACGGATGGAGGTATGTATAAAACTACGGATAACTGTGCCACCTGGTCTGATGCTGAAGATATTCCCAATACGCAGTTTTATCATGTGGCGTACAATCCATTCCAGGCAGATCAGGTATTTGGCGGAGCACAGGATAACGGCACAACCGGTGGCAGTGCGCTGGGAATAAATGGATGGGAGCGGATTTATGGCGGCGATGGATTCAAACCGGTTTATGATCCGGTTAACAGCAATTTGTTTTACGTGGAAACACAGAATGGCGGACTGGCGTATACCAATAATGGCGGCCTGAGTTTCGATGACTTCACCAATGGTATTGATTGGAATGATCGTGTCAGCTGGGATATGCCCTATATCATTTCTCCAGTAAATCATACGGTTTTCTACTGCGGAACATATCGTGTCTATAAACGCAACGGTGCGCCAAACGGAAGCTGGTCGCCTGTCAGCCCTGACCTTACAGATGGCGTTGTTTATGGCGACCGCTTTCATGTCATAACCACTATTGCTCAATCCTCATTGAATGAGAATTTCCTGTATGCCGGCACAAGCGATGGGAATGTCTGGTATTCGCAGGATGGCAGCAACTGGGTTAATGTCACATCCGGATTACCGGAAAGATATGTGACTTCCATCTTCGCTTCACCAGGTGATACAACAGGTGTTTACGTTACACACAGCGGATATAAGAACAATGATTTTATTCCGCATATCCATAAGAGTGTTAACAATGGGCAAAACTGGACAGACATCTCCGGTGATTTGCCGCAGTGGGCGATTAATGATGTGTGGGTAATGCCCGGAAATGAAGCAACCATTTTTGTTGCAACCGACGGCGGCGTTTACTATACCGAAAACGGTGGTGTCAATTGGAACAGGTTGGGTAATAATATGCCATTGATTGCTGTGTATGATATTGAGTTCAATCCTGTCTCTAACCGGTTAATTGCCGGCACTTTTGCAAGAAGTATCTGGACCATCGATATCAGTAAGCTGACAGGCATTCAAGCGCCGGCTCCGGCTAACAATCAGGTGGCGGTTTATCCGAATCCTGTAACAGATTATCTGACTTTGGATTTGAACAACTCTTTGGTGTCATCAATCGTCATATATAATACAAAGGGTGAAGTTGTTTTCAGTCGTGAAAATATTCATCCTCGGCCCAAACCGGAGATTCCGGTTGTAGATCTTCCTGCAGGCATATATTATTTTCAGCTGAAGGGCCAAGACCAGGCATACAGCGGAAAGTTTGTGAAAATGTAA